Below is a window of Paremcibacter congregatus DNA.
TCGAGGATATCCTGCTCCGCCATCGCCGAGCGACCATTGTTGGGCGATACAACGCCATCATCATTAGGATCTTCATTGGCGGTGATGCGCAGATAATATCGGCCATTGCCCGCCCCTGTCTCCTGTGTGCCCTTGGTGGTGAACATGCGGGCTTCGATCTTGGCTTCATAGTCATCCGCCGCCGCGAGGTACGTCACAGCCCCAGCCTCATCCCCGGCCAGCCGGGCGATATCCGCCGCCGTCACCAGTCCGGCAATCACCGCCGCAGTGGTCGAAGGGCTGTAGCCCGTCTGCTCTTCCCAGCGTTCCTGCTGTGTTTTCGGCGGGGTGATCAGTTGTTTGTTCCAGCCCACCTGAACCTCGCCGCCCTTCACCAGAAAATCCGCCGCCGGTTTCAGCATCGCCTGATACCAGTGGCGCAATTTTTCGTCGGACAAAATACCCGCCTGATGCAGTTTCCAGCCCAGCATGATCGGCATCGCCGTCTGATCGAGCTGCACACCGACCCATTCCAGATCGCCATTCACATGGGTTTTCTGCAGGAACCAACCGGTCGCCCCCTTGTTGCCAGATGTCTTGTCACTCACCTGCACTTTTTCGAGATAATTAAACGCCCGGAGCGGTGTTTCCCGATCGCCGAGCGCCAGAAAGGCCATGGCGCATTGATAGAAATCCCGCGGCCAGACCGCCTTATAGCCGGTCGCCGCCGCTTCCGCCGAGGCGGTTTCACCCCAGGGGTTCGACAGAGAGGCAATCAAGGCCCCCGCGTGGGTTTTATCTTCCTGGGCTTTCAGCACCAGGGCGCTGGTATAGAGTAATTTTCCGCCGTCCGTGGTCGCCCCAACCATCTGTGGCAGGTCACTGAGGCTCTTGAGGTAATCTTCCCAGCCGACGGCCTCCCCGATCCCGTTATAGGCGGCGAGAACCGCATCATAGCCCTTGGCCAGTGTCTCAGTTGCGGCGGATTCGCTGGCGGCAGCCGTCACGCCAAAACCAAGGGTGAAATCATACGTCACCTCTCCGCTTGTGACTTTATCCAGCTCCGCCGTCAGCGCCACATTGCCCGGCGCATCGCCAGTGGTGACATATTGCCAATCCATGACCCCATTGTCGCCCAGGTCCGCCACGCCGTCGGAGCGGCCGACGAACCCGGCGGAAGCTTTGACAAAGCTGCGGCTGGATTTCACGGTCAGATGGCGGTCGCCTTCCCAAGCCGTGAGCCCGTCGAGGTTCGCCTGCGCCTGATCACCGCTGCCGGTATTGGCCATATGGGGATTGAGGCTGAGATAGGGGGTCATCTCCCCCGCCAGCGCCCGGAAGATCACCTTCATATAGAGCGTCTGGCCGTCGGGATCGGTGAAGATATGCTTCTCAATCTCATATTTGCCCTCCCGGTCGCGGTTGACGATCCGGTAGGCCAGCGACAGGGGCCGCCCCGCATCATTCTTATAGAGGTAATCAATCGTGCTGATGGTGTCATCTTTTTCCGTATCGAGAAAACCCTCCCCCTTGATCAGGAACTGCATGTCCTTGATCTGCGCCTCATGGATCATACCAAACATGGTTTCGGTGAGGATGCCTTGGGCGACGGAAAACCAGACTTTTGACACGGGGCCTGTCACGCCCTGGTCGTCATAGCCCGCGCCGCTATAGGCCTCATAGGACGTGCCAATGCCGGTCTTGCCCGCAAAGGCCCAGACAGAAGGCACCCCCGGTGCGCCCGGCGCAACCTTCTGATCCGGCGTGGTTTCGTTGGCCGCGCCACAGGCGCTCAAGGCTCCGATCACGGTCAGCAGGCTCAAATTTCTCGAAAAATTCATTTTACTCTATTCCTATCAGGTGGTTTTATCCGCGGTCTTCAACCCGCAATGTGGCAATCCCGGCGACGATCATGCAGGCCCCGCCAAGGACCAGCGCGTAAATCGGCGCGCCACCAAAAAGCTGTTTGACCAGCAGCCCGAGGACACTGGCCGCCATGATCTGCGGGATGACGATGAAGAAATTGAAAATGCCCATATAAAGTCCCATCTTGCGGGCCGGTACGGCGCTCGACAACAGACTATAAGGCATGGACAGGATCGACGCCCAGGCAATGCCCACCCCGATCATCGGCAGCCACAGCAGCGCCGGGTCGGCAATGAACAGCATGGAAATCAGCCCCACCCCGCCGAGGCTGAGATTGATCATATGGGCGATCTTGCGGTTGGTCAGGCGCGCCACCACCGGGATCAGAAAAGCCGCCAGGGCGGCAAAGCCGTTATAGGCGGCAAACAGGATGCCGACCCAGTCGGCCCCTTCGTTATACAACGCCGAGGTTGGGTCTGTGCTGCCATAATGAAAACTGGTCACGGCCGGGGTGGTGTAGATCCACAGGGAAAACAGGGCGAACCAGGAAAAAAACTGCACCACCGCCAATTGTTGCATGGCGCGGGGCATATGAAACAAATCATCAACAATCTGATAAAAACCATTGTCGGTGTGGCCCCGGGTCTGCAAACCGCCACTGACGATCTGCATCACGCCGAAGGCCATCCCGCCAAGGCTCAACAGATAAAGCTGCGCATCCCAGCTTAACCCATAGATCGCC
It encodes the following:
- a CDS encoding glucan 1,4-alpha-glucosidase, which encodes MNFSRNLSLLTVIGALSACGAANETTPDQKVAPGAPGVPSVWAFAGKTGIGTSYEAYSGAGYDDQGVTGPVSKVWFSVAQGILTETMFGMIHEAQIKDMQFLIKGEGFLDTEKDDTISTIDYLYKNDAGRPLSLAYRIVNRDREGKYEIEKHIFTDPDGQTLYMKVIFRALAGEMTPYLSLNPHMANTGSGDQAQANLDGLTAWEGDRHLTVKSSRSFVKASAGFVGRSDGVADLGDNGVMDWQYVTTGDAPGNVALTAELDKVTSGEVTYDFTLGFGVTAAASESAATETLAKGYDAVLAAYNGIGEAVGWEDYLKSLSDLPQMVGATTDGGKLLYTSALVLKAQEDKTHAGALIASLSNPWGETASAEAAATGYKAVWPRDFYQCAMAFLALGDRETPLRAFNYLEKVQVSDKTSGNKGATGWFLQKTHVNGDLEWVGVQLDQTAMPIMLGWKLHQAGILSDEKLRHWYQAMLKPAADFLVKGGEVQVGWNKQLITPPKTQQERWEEQTGYSPSTTAAVIAGLVTAADIARLAGDEAGAVTYLAAADDYEAKIEARMFTTKGTQETGAGNGRYYLRITANEDPNDDGVVSPNNGRSAMAEQDILDGGFLELVRYGVRPADHAAILDTLPELDDQTRDDALRVKYDFSFEGVEGTFPGWRRYGNDGYGEDASDGRNYGKMSPGQRGRVWPFFTGERGHYELARAGRDKVTDEEIATLKNTYVRGMELFANDGMMLPEQVWDGVGVNSPAGYVKGEGTNSATPLAWTHAEYVKLVRSLSDRKVWDHYSVVGARYGK